The Carassius auratus strain Wakin chromosome 27, ASM336829v1, whole genome shotgun sequence genome includes a region encoding these proteins:
- the LOC113045493 gene encoding protein kinase C iota type-like — translation MPTLRDSTMSHPGENPHQVRVKAYYRGDIMITHFDPSISYEGLCSEVRDMCAMDNDQLFTMKWIDEEGDPCTVSSQLELEEALRLYELNKDSELIIHVFPCIPEKPGMPCPGEDKSIYRRGARRWRKLYYANGHAFQAKRFNRRAHCAICTDRIWGLGRQGYKCINCKLLVHKKCHKLVTMECGRQVIQDPMIGRIDPGSTPSEHADQDKKNSTESINHEGEEHEAVGSRYSGKAVSSLGLKDFDLLRVIGRGSYAKVLLVRLKKTERIYAMKVVKKELVNDDEDIDWVQTEKHVFEQASNHPFLVGLHSCFQTESRLFFVIEYVNGGDLMFHMQRQRKLPEEHARFYSAEISLALNYLHERGIIYRDLKLDNVLLESEGHIKLTDYGMCKEGLRPGDTTSTFCGTPNYIAPEILRGEDYGFSVDWWALGVLMFEMMAGRSPFDIVGSSDNPDQNTEDYLFQVILEKQIRIPRSLSVKAASVLKGFLNKEPKERLGCHPQTGFADIMAHPFFRNVDWDLMEQKQVVPPFKPNISGEFGLDNFDAQFTNEPIQLTPDDDDAVKKIDQSEFEGFEYINPLLMSAEECV, via the exons ATGCCCACGCTGCGGGACAGCACCATGTCCCACCCCGGAGAAAACCCGCACCAGGTCCGGGTAAAAGCTTACTACAGAGG ggACATCATGATCACACATTTCGATCCCTCCATCTCCTATGAGGGGCTGTGCAGTGAGGTGCGGGACATGTGCGCCATGGACAATGACCAGCTCTTCACCATGAAATGGATTGATGAAGAAG GGGATCCGTGCACCGTTTCTTCTCAACTGGAGCTGGAGGAGGCCTTACGTCTCTATGAACTCAACAAAGACTCGGAGCTCATTATTCACG tgTTTCCTTGTATTCCTGAGAAGCCTGGCATGCCCTGTCCTGGAGAAGACA AGTCCATATACCGTCGCGGAGCTAGACGCTGGAGGAAACTCTACTATGCCAATGGACATGCATTTCAGGCCAAACGTTTTAACAGG CGTGCTCATTGTGCCATCTGCACAGATCGTATCTGGGGCCTGGGCAGGCAGGGATACAAGTGCATAAACTGTAAACTGCTGGTCCATAAGAAATGTCATAAACTGGTCACAATGGAGTGTGGTAGACAGGTAATACAG GACCCGATGATTGGAAGAATCGATCCAGGGTCCACTCCATCAGAGCACGCTGACCAAG ACAAAAAGAACTCAACAGAAAGTATCAATCATGAGGGAGAGGAGCATGAG GCTGTGGGCAGTCGGTACTCCGGGAAGGCTGTGTCCAGTTTGGGGCTAAAGGACTTTGACCTGCTCCGAGTGATTGGCAGAGGCAGCTACGCCAAGGTGCTGCTGGTGCGTCTCAAAAAGACAGAGCGCATCTACGCCATGAaggtggtgaagaaggagctggtGAACGATGACGAG GATATTGACTGGGTTCAAACAGAAAAGCATGTGTTTGAGCAGGCTTCCAACCATCCCTTCCTGGTGGGACTTCATTCCTGCTTCCAGACAGAGAGCAG GCTATTCTTTGTAATTGAATATGTGAATGGAGGGGATCTAATGTTCCACATGCAGCGACAGAGAAAACTTCCAGAGGAGCATGCCAG GTTTTACTCAGCAGAGATCAGTCTTGCCTTGAACTACCTCCATGAGCGTGGCATTATTTACAGGGACCTGAAGCTGGACAATGTTCTGCTGGAATCAGAGGGACACATCAAACTCACCGATTATGGCATGTGTAAG GAGGGACTGAGACCAGGAGACACAACCAGCACTTTCTGTGGAACCCCAAATTACATCGCACCTGAGATTCTGAGAGGAGAAGACTACG GTTTTAGTGTGGACTGGTGGGCACTGGGCGTCCTGATGTTTGAGATGATGGCTGGGAGGTCACCTTTTGACATAGTAGGCAGCTCTGATAACCCAGACCAAAACACAGAAGATTATCTTTTCCAAG TAATTTTGGAGAAGCAGATAAGAATTCCCAGATCGTTATCGGTTAAAGCCGCTAGCGTGCTAAAGGGTTTCCTCAACAAG GAGCCAAAGGAACGCCTCGGATGTCACCCTCAGACAGGCTTTGCAGACATCATGGCCCATCCTTTTTTCCGAAATGTAGACTGGGATCTT ATGGAGCAGAAGCAAGTGGTTCCACCCTTCAAGCCCAACATCTCCGGGGAGTTTGGGTTGGATAACTTTGATGCCCAGTTCACCAATGAGCCCATTCAGCTCACGCCTGACGATGA TGATGCTGTAAAAAAGATCGACCAGTCTGAGTTTGAGGGCTTTGAGTACATCAACCCTCTGCTGATGTCGGCGGAGGAGTGTGTGTGA